In the Mastacembelus armatus chromosome 17, fMasArm1.2, whole genome shotgun sequence genome, one interval contains:
- the LOC113134774 gene encoding zinc finger protein 26, producing MVMSSVKQRYHAISPVTLQVVGGAVSSSLYCGEVEGLSAGLVESFLVELYRCKLCQFTCGLKTSISSHLLLRHRPPALTYLGSADGGGAAEGREEVGLPHGTSPYLDLNGETKQSDEDEEFLLYNMLDNMSPPHCDISSEGGLQVAHTCEVSTLFEEEESSIFPLKGSSVDLSCPVNPPTTQEEAQSAHLMSLGLCRISAAKPHSTPSTAPSQPVQDPPPQSGGNNRQTSPSSRQRLPCLLCPLMLTSRQLLDVHVRSHRSAGGFSCICCSWTADSWEELEPHWRKHHRRRRREQRKQEEEKEGEATAVRPFSCRVCVRTFKNPASRNAHQQTHQRCGWRRRLIRQPAEKEAEYTDSQTSTYQTGPLQRVTGEKKKKKKTRRKEVQEAEQMSAEIRDQMGFSCSLCHRKFSSRLTLRRHLGVHGGEKPFTCPHCSYSSRLKASLLQHLRTHTGEKPYRCPECPYASIDRSSLLRHCRTHSQEKPYRCQHCDYSSIQKKSLDLHTRRHHTGEAFPCRHCEYSSPDRQLLLRHVRRHHLADVTDEQML from the exons ATGGTGATGTCATCAGTGAAACAGCGGTATCATGCTATCAGTCCTGTGACTCTGCAGGTGGTGGGTGGGGCTGTGAGCTCCAGCCTGTACTGTGGGGAGGTGGAGGGGCTGTCGGCGGGGCTGGTGGAGTCCTTCTTGGTGGAGCTTTATCGGTGTAAACTCTGTCAGTTCACCTGTGGCCTTAAGACCTCCATCAGCAGCCACCTGCTGCTAAGACACCGCCCCCCTGCCCTCACCTATCTAGGGTCAGCTGATGGAGGGGGAGCAGCTGAAGGCAGAGAGGAGGTGGGGCTCCCGCATGGTACGTCACCCTACTTGGATCTGAACGGAGAAACAAAGCAGAGTGACGAGGATGAGGAGTTCCTGCTTTACAACATGCTGGACAACATGAGCCCACCCCATTGTGACATCAGCAGTGAGGGGGGGCTGCAGGTCGCACACACCTGTGAG GTGAGCACTCTgtttgaggaggaggagtcCTCCATATTCCCCCTGAAGGGGAGTTCAGTGGACCTCTCCTGTCCTGTCAATCCCCCCACCACCCAGGAGGAGGCTCAGTCTGCTCACCTCATGAGTCTGGGACTGTGTCGCATCTCAGCTGCCAAACCTCATTCTACTCCTTCCACTGCCCCCTCTCAACCCGTCCAAGATCCACCTCCACAGAGCGGTGGCAACAACCGACAGACATCACCCTCCAGCAGGCAGAGGTTGCCATGTCTCCTGTGTCCTCTGATGCTGACGTCCAGGCAGCTGCTAGATGTCCATGTACGGTCTCACCGGTCGGCCGGCGGATTCAGctgcatctgctgcagctggacagCTGACAGCTGGGAGGAGCTGGAGCCTCATTGGAGGAAGCaccacaggaggaggaggagggaacaacggaaacaggaagaggagaaggagggggagGCAACAGCCGTAAGGCCGTTCAGCTGTCGAGTCTGTGTGAGGACATTCAAAAATCCTGCATCACGAAACGCTCACCAGCAAACTCATCAGCGCT GTGGATGGAGGCGGCGGCTCATTAGACAACCAGCAGAGAAGGAGGCGGAGTATACAGACAG TCAGACCAGTACATATCAGACTGGTCCACTACAGCGTGTTACtggggagaagaagaaaaagaagaagaccaGGAGAAAAGAAGTGCAAGAGGCTGAGCAGATGTCTGCAGAGATCAGAGATCAGATGGGTTTCAGCTGCTCGCTGTGTCACAG GAAGTTCTCCTCTAGGCTGACACTGAGACGTCACCTGGGCGTCCACGGGGGGGAGAAGCCATTTACTTGCCCTCACTGTTCCtacagcagcagactgaaggCCTCACTGCTGCAACACCTGAGGACTcatacag GTGAGAAGCCATACAGGTGTCCTGAGTGTCCATACGCCTCTATAGATCGCAGCTCTCTGCTCCGACACTGCAGAACTCACAGTCAGGAGAAACCGTACAGGTGTCAGCACTGTGACTACAGCAG CATCCAGAAGAAGAGTTTGGACCTCCACACTCGTCGTCACCACACAGGTGAGGCGTTTCCGTGCCGACACTGCGAGTACTCAAGTCCAGACCGCCAACTGCTGTTGAGACACGTCCGCAGACATCACCTCGCAGATGTCACAGATGAACAGATGCTCTGA
- the LOC113134775 gene encoding protein disulfide-isomerase TMX3-like, with protein sequence MADKRNSILLSVLLLVSASAFVEELDDSFMENKAANDIWLIKFYAPWCILCKQLDPIWHQIGSELKSLGSPINVGKSDATTSTGLAKEFRVRGYPAILMLKKGVKYNYSGPRTKDGIMDFADRVAGPLVRSLSSLQLFQHAMNRHDVMFVYVGATSQLKGNYTSAAEELIIHTYFFSAPRDILPKAVSLSSLPTVVVFKDGTYFTYNEQHDGDLKTWINRERFPNYFRINGYTLYAMGESGKLVVLALVEEKNLCEKSQRYKSLLEKVAAEHREIYSRNFYFGFMEESDYISGLTMGEVIVPSLIVVNLSIDGYFLPPGIVETERHLLDFMNGVLDGNIQCQGGNSIIQRTRRFVYEMKVKLVLVFSQAPLLGCFLFGIVLTIASVFCYLCCKARPTLTNHDDDDDDEDGIPLLAPSLQRHKKRTNKKSD encoded by the exons ATGGCGGACAAGAGGAACAGCATCTTGCTGTCAG tgctgctgcttgtGTCGGCCTCAGCGTTCGTGGAGGAACTGGATGATTC CTTCATGGAGAACAAGGCAGCCAATGACATCTGGCTCATTAAA TTTTACGCCCCCTGGTGTATCCTGTGTAAACAGCTGGATCCAATTTGGCATCAGATCGGGTCAGAACTGAAGAGTCTTGGTTCTCCAATCAATGTTGGCAAATCAGATGCCACCACCAGCACTG gttTGGCCAAAGAGTTCAGGGTCAGAGGTTATCCTGCCATCCTCAT GTTGAAGAAAGgtgtaaaatataattattcaGGCCCGAGAACCAAAGATGGAATCATGGACTTTGCTGATCGAGTTGCAGG GCCGCTGGTTCGATCTCTGAGCAGTCTGCAGCTTTTCCAACATGCCATGAACCGCCATGAtgtcatgtttgtttatgttggaGCCACATCACAGTTGAAG GGAAACTACACATCTGCAGCTGAGGAGCTGATCATCCACACCTACTTCTTCTCTGCTCCCAGAGACATCTTGCCAAAG GCTGTCTCGCTGTCCTCTCTGCCAACTGTGGTGGTTTTTAAAGATGGGACCTACTTCACCTACAATG AACAACATGATGGAGACCTGAAGACGTGGATCAACAGAGAGCGCTTCCCAAACTACTTCAGGATCAACGGCTACACTTTATATGCCATGGGAGAGTCAG GTAAACTGGTGGTGTTAGCTCTGGTGGAAGAGAAGAACCTGTGTGAGAAAAGTCAGAG GTATAAAAGTCTCCTGGAGAAAGTGGCAGCAGAACACAGAGAGATCTACAGCAG aAACTTCTACTTTGGTTTCATGGAGGAGAGTGACTACATCAGTGGACTGACGATGGG TGAGGTGATTGTGCCGTCGCTGATTGTGGTGAATCTGTCCATTGATGGCTACTTCCTTCCACCGGGCATTGTGGAGACAGagcgccacctgctggactTCATGAATGGGGTGTTGGATGGTAACATCCAG tgTCAGGGAGGAAACAGCATCATCCAGCGCACCAGACGCTTTGTTTATGAAATGAAAGTCAAACTTGTG CTGGTGTTCAGCCAGGCTCCACTGCTTggctgcttcctgtttgggaTCGTACTCACCATTGCCTCAGTGTTCTGTTACCTCTGCTGTAAGGCGCGGCCCACCCTGACcaatcatgatgatgatgatgatgatgaagatggcATCCCGCTGTTAGCTCCATCACTGCAACGCCACAAAAAACGGACCAACAAGAAATCCGACTGA
- the cdyl gene encoding chromodomain Y-like protein: MATEDFYEVEQIVDKRKSKKGKVEYLVRWRGYGAEGDTWEPESHLSTCMIYVHEFNRKYAERQRDNTLLRSTRSSPSLHCSSVHRPPCKSVPSASARSDIGGCLTGDCNQGKPLISPVNLPPVGLTHPASISSLQPPPTDRFSSGLLSAAPAGSARRSVDLSKTGIKILVPKSPMNSRLDSEESPSEAAHSLEAGAQEAHLVPPEVALLEKPAGVQLGPGEERARMGTRPRSQNPVPPSRVPITPAAMRSLSGTGNSALMEAVAANMMSNVQSAVAGATSTTGKRRLEERSAFDKRLRFSVRQTESAYRYRDIVVKKQDGFTHILLSTKSSENNTLNPEVMKEIQSAMATAASDDSKLVLLSAVGSVFCCGLDFLYFIRRLTDDRKKESIKMAETIRTFVNTFIQFRKPIVAAVNGPALGLAAAILPLCDVVWANEKAWFQTPYMSYGQTPDACSSFTFPRIMGLASANELLLSGRKLTAQEACSKGLVSQVLWPGTFTQEVMLRIKELVAVDSLVLRESKALMRNTSRSALEQANERECEALKRVWGSSQGTDAILQYLQKRNELC; this comes from the exons ATGGCTACGGAGGACTTCTACGAG GTGGAGCAGATTGTGGATAAGAGAAAGAGTAAGAAGGGGAAGGTGGAATACCTGGTCAGGTGGAGAGGGTATGGTGCAGAGGGGGACACCTGGGAACCTGAAAGTCACCTGTCCACCTGTATGATCTATGTCCACGAGTTTAACCGCAAGTATGCTGAGCGGCAGAGAGACAACACGTTACTGCGCTCCACCCGCAGTTCGCCCAGCCTCCACTGCAGTTCTGTCCATAGACCGCCCTGCAAGTCAGTGCCCTCTGCTTCAGCTCGCAGTGATATTGGTGGTTGTTTAACTGGAGACTGTAACCAGGGAAAACCTCTTATCAGTCCAGTTAACCTGCCCCCTGTTGGACTGACCCACCCAGCCTCCATCAGCTCCCTACAGCCCCCACCGACTGACAGATTTAGCAGTGGCCTGCTGTCTGCAGCTCCTGCCGGCTCTGCCCGCCGCAGCGTGGATCTGTCTAAGACTGGCATCAAGATCCTGGTTCCTAAGAGTCCCATGAACAGCCGTCTGGACTCGGAGGAGTCTCCCAGTGAGGCGGCTCACAGTCTAGAGGCTGGAGCTCAGGAGGCTCATCTGGTCCCACCTGAGGTTGCCCTGCTGGAGAAACCTGCAGGAGTCCAGCTGGGACCTGGAGAGGAGAGGGCTCGCATGGGGACCAGACCCCGCAGCCAGAACCCTGTGCCCCCATCCAGAGTTCCCATCACGCCTGCTGCCATGCGATCCCTCAGTGGTACAG GAAACTCAGCGTTGATGGAGGCTGTCGCTGCCAACATGATGTCGAATGTGCAGAGTGCTGTTGCTGGAGCGACCAGCACAACAGGGAAACGTCGTCTGGAGGAACGTTCTGCTTTCGACAAACGTCTGAGGTTCAGTGTTCGACAGACAGAGAGCGCCTACCGTTACCGCGACATCGTGGTGAAGAAACAGGACGGTTTCACCCACATCCTGCTGTCGACCAAGAGCTCAGAGAACAACACTCTCAACCCAGAG GTGATGAAGGAGATCCAGAGCGCCATGGCGACGGCAGCATCAGATGACAGCAAGCTTGTCTTACTCAGCGCCGTGGGAAGTGTCTTCTGCTGTGGCCTCGACTTCCTGTATTTCATCAGACGCCTGACAGACGACAGGAAGAAGGAGAGTATCAAGATGGCTGAAACCATCAG GACCTTCGTCAACACCTTCATTCAGTTCAGGAAGCCGATCGTGGCGGCAGTGAACGGGCCGGCACTGGGCCTTGCCGCTGCCATCCTGCCACTCTGCGACGTGGTGTGGGCCAATGAGAAGGCCTGGTTCCAGACACCGTACATGTCCTATGGCCAGACACCCGATGCTTGCTCGTCATTCACCTTCCCTCGCATCATGGGCCTTGCTTCG GCTAACGAGCTGCTGCTGAGCGGCAGGAAGTTGACGGCTCAGGAGGCGTGTTCTAAAGGTTTGGTGTCTCAGGTTCTGTGGCCAGGAACCTTCACACAGGAAGTGATGCTGCGAATCAAAGAGCTGGTGGCAGTTGACTCCCTG GTTCTGCGGGAGTCCAAAGCCCTGATGAGGAACACCAGCCGAAGTGCCCTGGAGCAGGCCAATGAGCGCGAGTGTGAAGCCCTGAAGAGAGTCTGGGGCTCTTCACAGGGGACAGACGCCATCCTGCAGTACctgcagaaaagaaatgagCTCTGCTAG
- the rpp40 gene encoding ribonuclease P protein subunit p40, whose amino-acid sequence MNMSVDLDQTPRSLLVCDWSSFLDDKNRVSSQVEQLHFNYKVSVLLPECSSAPAHLDSVLNSFSSFYLIRNLPIHELLDKQFLETAVYQGSVYGLSYRTRIDEDNCVALMPNGRLSLSLDKDSYQLLGVEGKPSRFSNRTNSRYVISIDLTDNSMAPGGRGYLRLLTGLMSRLHLTTDFLLSHHPGGGASLQPLLSRYDWSEHRPELHSHALTHLSCPELQSCDPHSFLEWLGAVDADISCENSSISFLSSLVCPEPKTTLSRVLRVSICGLLLPQDVHRLIQEIRCYLEQPQLESWLSLTVHGFVDSPVSWGGREHGVLRGGENFYTLLMFHDHTYHLHLATGAHDTCPP is encoded by the exons ATGAACATGTCTGTGGATCTGGATCAGACGCCCCGATCTCTGCTGGTCTGTGActggtccagtttcctggatGACAAGAACCGGGTCAGTTCGCAGGTGGAGCAGCTGCACTTTAACTACAAG GTGTCTGTCCTGCTACCTGAGTGTAGCTCAGCCCCTGCTCACCTGGATTCTGTGCTAAACAGTTTCAGCAGTTTCTACCTAATCAGGAATTTGCCCATCCATGAACTGCTGGACAAACAGTTCCTGGAGACCGCCGTTTACCAGG GTAGTGTGTATGGCCTGTCGTACAGGACTAGGATCGATGAGGATAACTGTGTTGCTCTGATGCCAAACG GTcgcttgtctctctctctggacAAAGACTCCTACCAGTTATTGGGCGTTGAGGGGAAACCATCCAGATTCagcaacagaacaaacagcagataTG taatatcCATTGACCTGACTGACAACAGCATGGCACCTGGTGGGCGGGGCTACCTGAGACTCCTCACAGGTCTGATGTCACGACTTCACCTTACAACTGATTTTCTGCTGTCACACCACCCAG GAGGTGGAGCctctctgcagcccctcctgtCTCGTTATGACTGGTCAGAGCACAGACCTGAGCTACACAGTCACGCTCTGACACACCTGTCCTGTCCTGAGCTGCAGTCGTGTGACCCGCACAGCTTCCTGGAGTGGCTTGGAGCAGTGGATGCCGACATCAGCTG CGAGAACTCATCCATCAGCTTCCTGTCCTCACTGGTCTGTCCAGAACCAAAGACAACACTGAGTCGAGTTTTGAGAGTCTCCATCTGTGGACTGCTTCTACCCCAGGATGTGCACCGCCTCATCCAGGAGATCAG GTGTTACCTGGAGCAGCCTCAATTGGAGTCCTGGTTGTCCCTGACAGTTCATGGTTTTGTTGACAGTCCAGTATCATGGGGCGGGCGGGAACATGGAGTCCTGAGGGGCGGAGAGAACTTCTACACCCTGCTGATGTTCCATGACCACACCTACCACCTCCACCTGGCTACAGGAGCACATGACACCTGTCCACCCTGA